Proteins encoded in a region of the Zea mays cultivar B73 chromosome 4, Zm-B73-REFERENCE-NAM-5.0, whole genome shotgun sequence genome:
- the LOC100273484 gene encoding uncharacterized isoform X1, which produces MARCRGTAESLCQGRLDLDDDKFGAMCTTAFGCLQEWPDLGAMCGANLGVPAMAGNGNESSCSGSGGSRKRKPDAYDGLDATQGGANDMSKRPRGKRLSGISEIVAPGKGKQERPKAGTKKKAEAASAAAAAAAAGHKTDYIHVRARRGQATDSHSLAERVRRERISERMRYLQELVPGCSKVTGKAGMLDEIINYVQSLQKQVEFLSMKIAASNPVVSFDIVEDLFGRQLKQSRRSPAAALPAMALPAGQLEPSCLQMSHMPQMHPSAAANSTGFGLDMVVNNPYAPAGASCPVSAAASVSVAAGPSTTEPCLNVNGTAAWDIGSRNLFSGFVAQFQSVESE; this is translated from the exons ATGGCGCGATGCCGGGGGACCGCCGAGAGCCTCTGCCAGGGGCGGCTCGACCTCGACGACGACAAGTTCGGCGCAATGTGCACCACCGCGTTCGGCTGCCTCCAGGAGTGGCCGGACCTGGGCGCCATGTGCGGCGCGAACCTCGGCGTGCCTGCCATGGCCGGCAACGGCAACGAGTCCTCttgcagcggcagcggcggctcCAGGAAGAGGAAACCGGACGCGTACGACGGCCTCGATGCCACG CAGGGTGGTGCAAACGACATGAGCAAGAGACCCAGAGGGAAGCGGCTGTCTGGCATCTCTGAGATCGTGGCGCCAGGGAAAGGGAAGCAGGAGCGGCCAAAGGCAGGCACAAAGAAAAAGGCCGAGGCtgcatcggcggcggcggcggctgctgctGCCGGCCATAAGACCGACTACATCCACGTCCGGGCCCGCCGCGGCCAGGCCACGGACAGCCACAGCCTCGCCGAGCGG GTGAGGAGGGAGAGGATCAGCGAGCGGATGCGGTACCTGCAGGAGCTGGTGCCCGGGTGCAGCAAGGTCACGGGCAAGGCCGGCATGCTTGACGAGATCATCAACTACGTGCAGTCCCTGCAGAAGCAAGTCGAG TTCCTGTCCATGAAGATCGCCGCTTCCAACCCGGTGGTGAGCTTCGACATCGTCGAGGACCTCTTCGGCCGGCAGCTGAAGCAGTCACGACGCAGCCCGGCGGCAGCCCTGCCCGCGATGGCTCTGCCGGCCGGCCAGCTGGAGCCGTCCTGCCTTCAGATGAGCCACATGCCGCAGATGCATCCATCTGCAGCGGCAAACTCCACCGGATTTGGGCTGGACATGGTCGTCAACAACCCGTACGCGCCCGCCGGCGCGAGCTGCCCTGTGTCGGCTGCCGCGTCGGTATCGGTGGCGGCCGGACCGTCGACGACCGAGCCGTGCCTCAAC GTGAATGGAACTGCTGCCTGGGACATTGGCTCCCGGAATTTGTTCAGCGGATTTGTTGCACAGTTTCAGTCAGTAGAAAGTGAGTAG
- the LOC100273484 gene encoding uncharacterized LOC100273484: MARCRGTAESLCQGRLDLDDDKFGAMCTTAFGCLQEWPDLGAMCGANLGVPAMAGNGNESSCSGSGGSRKRKPDAYDGLDATGGANDMSKRPRGKRLSGISEIVAPGKGKQERPKAGTKKKAEAASAAAAAAAAGHKTDYIHVRARRGQATDSHSLAERVRRERISERMRYLQELVPGCSKVTGKAGMLDEIINYVQSLQKQVEFLSMKIAASNPVVSFDIVEDLFGRQLKQSRRSPAAALPAMALPAGQLEPSCLQMSHMPQMHPSAAANSTGFGLDMVVNNPYAPAGASCPVSAAASVSVAAGPSTTEPCLNVNGTAAWDIGSRNLFSGFVAQFQSVESE; the protein is encoded by the exons ATGGCGCGATGCCGGGGGACCGCCGAGAGCCTCTGCCAGGGGCGGCTCGACCTCGACGACGACAAGTTCGGCGCAATGTGCACCACCGCGTTCGGCTGCCTCCAGGAGTGGCCGGACCTGGGCGCCATGTGCGGCGCGAACCTCGGCGTGCCTGCCATGGCCGGCAACGGCAACGAGTCCTCttgcagcggcagcggcggctcCAGGAAGAGGAAACCGGACGCGTACGACGGCCTCGATGCCACG GGTGGTGCAAACGACATGAGCAAGAGACCCAGAGGGAAGCGGCTGTCTGGCATCTCTGAGATCGTGGCGCCAGGGAAAGGGAAGCAGGAGCGGCCAAAGGCAGGCACAAAGAAAAAGGCCGAGGCtgcatcggcggcggcggcggctgctgctGCCGGCCATAAGACCGACTACATCCACGTCCGGGCCCGCCGCGGCCAGGCCACGGACAGCCACAGCCTCGCCGAGCGG GTGAGGAGGGAGAGGATCAGCGAGCGGATGCGGTACCTGCAGGAGCTGGTGCCCGGGTGCAGCAAGGTCACGGGCAAGGCCGGCATGCTTGACGAGATCATCAACTACGTGCAGTCCCTGCAGAAGCAAGTCGAG TTCCTGTCCATGAAGATCGCCGCTTCCAACCCGGTGGTGAGCTTCGACATCGTCGAGGACCTCTTCGGCCGGCAGCTGAAGCAGTCACGACGCAGCCCGGCGGCAGCCCTGCCCGCGATGGCTCTGCCGGCCGGCCAGCTGGAGCCGTCCTGCCTTCAGATGAGCCACATGCCGCAGATGCATCCATCTGCAGCGGCAAACTCCACCGGATTTGGGCTGGACATGGTCGTCAACAACCCGTACGCGCCCGCCGGCGCGAGCTGCCCTGTGTCGGCTGCCGCGTCGGTATCGGTGGCGGCCGGACCGTCGACGACCGAGCCGTGCCTCAAC GTGAATGGAACTGCTGCCTGGGACATTGGCTCCCGGAATTTGTTCAGCGGATTTGTTGCACAGTTTCAGTCAGTAGAAAGTGAGTAG
- the LOC100191954 gene encoding Tubby-like F-box protein 6, whose protein sequence is MSLKSIVRELKEMRDGIGSMSRRGGSGSDGRAFHGRSGSRHSWPSLWAEQQQSHRQGQGLGPGPEGPHHQHQGRWANLPPELLLDVIQRVESSEATWPARRQVVACAAICRSWREVTKEVVKTLEECGRITFPISLKQPGPREMPVQCFVRRERATSTYLLYLGLSPSMNVEKDKLLLAARKVRRATRTYFVISLVSDDFSHSSSTYVGKLKPNFLGTKFTIFDSQPPPDAVVLPNNKTSKRQSKQVSPRLPLGNYNVATVTYELTVLRNRGPRRMQCTMHSIPAECIQEGGKAPTPTGAIQSLDEPVSSTLPSAKGKEVAVEFSSTSLSADLSGPACVNGTPLVLKNKAPRWHEQLQCWCLNFRGRVTVASVKNFQLVASVDPSLNIPAAEQEKVILQFGKIGKDIFTMDYRYPLSAFQAFAICLTSFDTKPACE, encoded by the exons ATGTCTCTCAAGAGCATTGTGCGGGAGCTGAAGGAGATGAGGGACGGTATCGGGAGCATGTCGAGACGCGGCGGCAGCGGCTCCGACGGGCGTGCCTTCCACGGCCGCTCGGGGTCGCGGCATTCTTGGCCCAGCCTGTGGGCGGAGCAGCAACAGTCGCATCGGCAGGGCCAGGGCCTGGGTCCGGGCCCGGAGGGGCCGCATCATCAGCATCAGGGGCGGTGGGCGAACTTGCCTCCGGAACTGCTGCTGGATGTGATACAGAGGGTGGAGTCCAGCGAGGCGACGTGGCCGGCGCGGCGCCAGGTCGTGGCATGCGCAGCCATTTGCCGATCATGGCGCGAGGTCACCAAGGAGGTGGTGAAGACGCTCGAGGAGTGTGGCAGGATCACCTTCCCCATATCCCTTAAGCAG CCGGGGCCTCGTGAAATGCCGGTCCAATGTTTTGTGAGGAGGGAGAGGGCAACATCCACATATCTACTCTACCTAGGGCTCAGCCCAT CTATGAATGTGGAGAAAGACAAGTTATTGCTTGCTGCCCGTAAGGTCAGGCGTGCCACAAGGACTTATTTTGTGATATCACTGGTCTCTGATGATTTCTCTCACTCTAGTAGCACCTACGTTGGCAAACTGAA GCCAAACTTCCTCGGCACAAAGTTCACAATCTTCGACAGCCAGCCTCCTCCTGACGCTGTAGTGCTACCAAACAATAAGACAAGCAAAAGGCAGTCCAAGCAAGTATCACCGAGACTGCCGCTAGGCAATTACAATGTTGCTACAGTCACGTACGAGCTCACCGTCCTACGCAACAGGGGTCCAAGGAGAATGCAATGCACCATGCACTCAATACCAGCTGAGTGCATCCAGGAGGGCGGGAAGGCCCCTACCCCTACAGGCGCCATCCAGTCGCTTGACGAGCCAGTGTCGTCCACCTTACCTAGTGCCAAAGGGAAGGAAGTGGCTGTAGAATTCTCTTCGACAAGCCTCAGCGCCGATCTGTCTGGACCGGCCTGCGTGAACGGAACACCTCTAGTGCTGAAGAACAAAGCTCCTCGTTGGCATGAGCAGCTGCAGTGTTGGTGCCTCAACTTCCGGGGGCGTGTCACCGTCGCGTCAGTGAAGAACTTCCAGCTCGTCGCCTCTGTTGATCCTTCCCTAAACATCCCCGCAGCGGAGCAGGAGAAGGTGATCCTCCAGTTTGGGAAGATAGGCAAGGATATATTCACCATGGACTACCGGTACCCACTCTCGGCGTTCCAGGCCTTTGCGATCTGCCTGACCAGCTTCGACACCAAACCGGCCTGCGAATGA